CGGCGCCTTTGACGGCGACCGGCTCGTGGGCGCCTCCACCGGCACGCCGATGGAGGATCACGCCGGGGACTTCGCCAAGGCCTTCGCCGGTCAGGACCTCGACCTGTCGACGCTCTTCTACTGCGCCGAATCGGTCTTGCTGCCCGAATATCGCGGCCACGGCATCGGCCACCGCTTCTTCGACCTGCGCGAAGAGCACGCCCGCGCCCTGAGCAAGACCCACGCGGCCTTTTGCAGCGTGGCCCGCCCCTCCGACCACCCGCTGCGCCCTGAAACCTACGCCCCGCTGGACCCGTTCTGGCGCAAGCGCGGCTACGCACCGTTGCCCGGCGCGGTGGCACAGTTCCGCTGGAAGGACATCGACCAGACCGCCGAAACGGATCACCCGCTGCAATTCTGGATTCGCCCTCTGTGACGCGCGCGAACCCGGTTGCAACCCGGCGTCCCACCCCGCCAAGGCCGCGCGCCCTGGGTTTCTTCCTGGCCCAAATACCGTTGGCAGCACCCGCCTCATGCGCCCCGGCCGCAAAGGCGCACCCGGGCGTCCCGCCTTACCGAAGAGGCACAACCCTGTCCTTCTTCTCTGCAAAAATACTCACCTCCGCCCTCGCCACGGGAGACCCGGCATGAAGATCGCCACCGCCGCCTACCAGACCTCCTACCTTGCCTCGTGGCAGGACTATGCCGACAAGATCACCGACTGGGTCTCCGAGGCCGCGGGGCAGGGGGCCGAGCTGCTGGTGTTCCCTGAATACGGCGCGATGGAACTGGCCACGCTCTCGGGTCGCGAGGCGGCGCTGGATCTCGAGGCCTGCATCCACGCCACCGCCGCGCGCATTCCTGATGCGGACGGTCTGCACGCCGACCTCGCGGCGCGCTTCGGTGTGTACATCCTCGCCGCCTCGGCCCCGGTCATCGACGAAAGCGTGGCGCCGCGCCCGGTCAACCGCGCGCGCCTTTTCACGCCAGGGGGCTCGATGGGCGTGCAGGACAAGCAGATCATGACGCGCTTCGAACGTGAGGACTGGGACATCCACCCCGGCGGGCCGCTGCGGCTCTTCGATACGGCGCTGGGCAAGATCGGCATCCTGATCTGCTACGACAGCGAGTTTCCCCTGCTGGGCCGCGCGCTGGCCGAGGCCGATATCCTGCTGGTGCCCTCGGTGACCGAGGCACTGGCTGGCCATACCCGCGTGCGCGTCGGCGCCCGCGCCCGCGCGCTGGAGAACCAGTGCCTTGCGGTCATGTCCTCGGTGGTGGGCCGGGCCGACTGGTCCGAGGTCATCGACGTCTCGGTCGGGCGCGGCGCGGTCTTCGGCCCGCCCGACACCGGCTTTCCACCGGACGGTATCCTCGCGCAGGGGGAACTGGATCGCCCCGGCTGGTGTTACGCAGAGGTAGACCCCGACCTGATCGCCCGCGTTCGCTCCGAGGGCGTGGTGCTGAACCGCGCCCACTGGGCGGATCAGGAGGGCCGCGATGCGCCCCCCGCCGTCACGGCTTTGAGATAGGGCGAGTTTGGGGGCTTGAATTAAAGGTTCTGCGGGCGCATATAGGCCCGCGCCCCGCAAAAGTTGGCGGGGTCACGCTTCAGGAGAGACCATGGCCAAGGAAGACACGCTCGAATTCCCCGGTGTCGTCAAGGAACTCCTGCCGAATGCGACGTTCCGGGTCGAGCTTGACAACGGCCACGAGATCATCGCGCACACGGCAGGCAAGATGCGCAAGAACCGCATCCGCGTTCTTGCAGGCGACCGGGTTCAGGTCGAAATGACCCCCTACGACCTCACCAAGGGCCGGATCAACTACCGGTTCAAGTAAGCTGCCCACAGGGCAGGATGGACGGCGGTCGGGCCTTCGGGCCGGGCCGCTTTTTTCGTTTCGGGCCAAAGGGCGCGCGCTGTCCTGGACCAGCAGGCCGCGCCGCGCGTTGGGCGGTGGATGTTCGCGGATCGGTGGGGGTTGTCCCGCTGGTGGATGTTTGCGGAACGTTGGATCTTCGCCGAGCGGTGTATGAAAGCGCAACGGTGAAAGTTCGCGGAGCGGTGGGTGCTGTCCCATCGGTTGAATAGGCGCTCCGATGTGTCCGGACGGATTGCCATCCGCGCCAATTCCCGGCGAGCGGTGCAGTTCGGTCGCGCCTGCGGCGACCGAGTCTCCGCAACGTTATCTCATCCGCCGCCGTGCTTGCCCGGACGGTGCCCCGCGCTTTCCCCATCCACCCCCGCATTGCCCCGCCCCGGCCGACAGGCTATCCCGGCCCCATGACACAGCGCCCCCGACTCATCCTTGGCTCCGGCAGCCCGCGGCGGCGCGAGTTGCTCGCGCAGCTTGGCATAGAGGCCGACGATATCCGCCCGCCCGACATCGACGAGGACCCCGCGAAGGCAGAGCTTCCGCGCCCCTATTGCGTCCGCCTCGCACGCGAGAAGGTGCTTGCAATTCCCTCCGACGCGGATGAGATCGTGCTGTCGGCCGACACCACCGTCGCGCTGGGGCGCCGCATCCTCGGCAAGGCCGAAGACGCCGCGGAGGCGCGGCGCTTCCTCGACATGCTTTCGGGGCGACGGCACCGTGTGATCACCGCCGTCGCGGTCCGCCGGGGCGATCGGATCTGGGAGCGCGACGTGGTCACGCAGGTCAAGATGAAGCGCCTCTCGGACGCAGAGCGCGAGGGCTATATCGCCACCGAAGACTGGCGCGGCAAGGCGGGCGGCTACGGCATTCAGGGGCCTGCGGGCGCGCTGATCCCGTGGATCTCGGGATCGTTCACCGCCGTCGTGGGGCTGCCGCTGGCAGAGACCGCAAACCTGCTGAGGGCCGCAGGCTATCCCATGGGAGAACAGGCATGAAGGGCAGCACCATCGCGCTCGATCAATGGCAGGGCCGCGAAGCCGCGGCGCTGATCACCGACGGGCAATTGCAGGATTTCCTGATCGAAGCGGACCTGCCGCGCCCCGGCGCCATCTACCGCGCCGTGGCCGAACGCCCGATGAAGGGGCAGGGCGGCATGTTCCTGAAGACGCCGGACGGCAACGCCTTCCTGCGGCAGGTCAAGGGCCTCTCTCCCGGAGAGCCGCTGCTGGTCATGGTCACCGGCTACGCCGAGCCGGGCAAGGCCATCCCGGTCACGCAGCGCCTGCTGTTCAAGTCGCGCTACGCCATCGTCACGCCGGGCGCGCCGGGCATCAACATCTCGCGCGCGATCAAGGACGACGACATCCGCGACTCGCTGCAAGAGGTGGCGCACGACACGCTTCAGGAACGCCCGCTGCCCGAAGGCGCCGGCCTGATCCTGCGCTCCTCCTGCGCAGAGGCCGAGGAAGACGCGATCATGGACGACATCCTCGCCATGGTCTCGCTGGCGGCGCAGGTGCTGGCGGATGCCAGCGGCGCGGCAGAGCTTCTGGTCGAGGGCGACGGCCCGCACGCGCTGGCATGGCGCGAATGGCCGGTGGCGGATGTGGACGAGGGCGAGGGCGCCTTCGACCGCCACGGCGTGGCCGAGATGGTCGAGGCGCTGAAGGACCCGCGCGTGGACCTGCCCGGCGGCGGCCACATGATGGTCGAACCCACCTCGGCACTGGTGGCGGTGGATGTGAACACCGGCGGCGACACCTCTCCGGCGGCGGGGCTGAAGGCCAACATGGCCGCCTTCCGCGACCTGCCGCGCCAGCTGCGCCTGCGCGGTCTGGGCGGACAAGTGCTGGTCGATCCGGCGCCCTGTCCCAAGAAGGACCGCCGCCAGATGGAACAGGCCCTCAAGGCGGCGCTGAAGCGCGACACGGTGGAAACCATCGTGGCGGGCTGGACGGCGCTGGGCCTTGTCGAACTGCAACGCAAGCGCGACCGTGTCGCCGTCAGGGGGCTGCTGTGAGCTGCCCGATCTGCCAGCGCAAGACCGTGGCCGAATTCCGCCCCTTCTGCTCCAAACGCTGCGCGGACGTCGACCTCGCACGCTGGATGACGGGCAGCTATGCCATCCCCTCGGACGATCCCGAAGACATGGAAGAGGCGGCAGAGGCCGTCCTTCGCGAAGAACAAAGGAAACCGCATTGACCTTCTCCCCCGAGCTGCTGTCCGAGATCCGTTCGCGCTTTGCCCATGTCGGCACATGCCCCTTCACCGGTCCGCGCATCTTCTTCGAGAACGCCGGCGGCGCGCTGACGCTGAACGCGGTGGTCGAGACCTCGGCGCTCTTCGCAGCGATCCCCGACAACCAGGGCCGTGACAACCCCGCCGCCAAGGCCCTGCAAGAGGTCATCGACGGCGCCCGCGAGGACGTGACCGAGTTCTTCAACGCAGAGGGGGGCAAGGTGCTGTTTGGCGAGAGCGGTACGGAACTGCTGTTCCGCCTGATCCGCGACGCTTGCCTCGGCGCGCGCCCCGGCCCGGTGCTGGGCTCGACGCTGGAACACCCCGCCTCGCGCAGCGCCGCCGCGCGCTGGTCCAAGCAGGCGGGCCGCGAGCATGTGCTGATCGCCCATGACGACGCCACCGGCACCGTCTCGGCAGAGGCCTACGCGGCCAAGGTCACCAAGGACACCGCCGTGGCGACCATCCTGCACACCTCGCCGGTGACCGGCATGGGCATGGACCTGGCCGCCATCGCGGGGGCGATCCGCGCCACGGCGCCGGACGCGCTGATCATCGTGGACGGCATCCAGCACGCCTGTCACGGCGGCATCGACCTCAAGGCGGCGGATGTCGACGGCTACGTGATCTCGCCCTACAAGGTCTTCTCGCGCCACGGCTACGGCATCGCATGGGCTTCGGACCGGCTGACCGCGCTGGCCCATGACGCGCTGATCGGCGCGCCCGAGGGCCAGTGGGAACTGGGCACCCGCGACACCGGCGCCTATGCCACCTTCCGCGAGGTGGTGGCCTATTTCGACTGGCTGGGCGGGCAGGTCTCGGACGAGACCGGGCGCCGAGCCCGGATCGAGGCGGCGGGCCGCGCGATCCACGACCACGAGGCGGAGCTGGCCCACATGATGGTGCACGGCGTGGACAACCTCGCCGGGCTTGCCAGCCTGCCCGGCGTCCAGATCGTCGGCGGCCCCGACAACCCGGCCCGCGAAGGCCTCGTGAGCTTCTGGAAAGAGGGCGTGCCCTCGCCGCAGATCGTCACGGCCCTGAACGAGGCGGGCATCCGCACCCACACCCGCAAGGCCGACCACTACTCGGGCAACGTGCTGGAGCCGCTGGGGCAGGCCGACTGCATCCGCGTCTCCATGGCGCATTACAACAGCCCTGAAGAGGTCCGCGCCTTCCTGACGGCGATGCAGCAGATCGCCGCCTGAGCCGGAGCGGGACAGCGCCAGAGGCGGAGCGGGGCAGGGCAGGGCGCAAGGGGCGACCTGCGCCCGAGGGCAGACAGGGCGCCACGTCGCGCTCGATGACAGAAAGGGCGTCGCACGCCCGGCCCCGCGTCGCCTGCGCCCCTGCCACGCAAGCTCCGCTCAACACCGGCCGTAGCATGCGCTGCCGCCCACCGGTCAAAGGGCCGTGCCCAAAGCGCGGCCCCCTGCCTCGACCACGGGCAACCCATCGCCCGCACCATCACAGGCAGCCCCCTCTCGGCAATCCAACGTCCCCTGCTTCTTTGGTCTTCCAAATACCTCGGGGGAGGCCGCAGGCCGGGGGCAGAGCCCCTCCAACAGCGCGTTTCCGCCCCCAGCCAAGACCCGGCACGCCCCTGTCCGCCGAAATCCCGCACCGGCGCGTCAGAGGCCTCGCCCCCTCTGGACAGCCCCGCCGCGCTGTGATCCCCATGACCGCATGACTGCCGCCGACACATTCCCCCGCATCGATCCCCTCGGCCTCGACGGGGTGCTCGTGCGCTTCGCCGACACCCTGACCGAGCCCGCCAACCGCGCCGCGTTGGCCTTCCGCGCGGCGCTCGAGCGCGATCTACCGGAGGCCGTCGAAGAGGTCTCGACCGCGCTGGTCTCAACCCAGCTGCGCTTCGATCCGTTGCACCTGCCGCTGGAGCGGCTGACGGCGGAGCTGCGCCAGCGGCTCTCCGCGCAGGACTGGTACGCCGCGCCGCTGCCAGAGGGGCGGCGGCTCCTGCACATCCCCACGCTCTACGGCACCGACCGCGCCCCGCAACTGGCCGAGGCCGCCGCGCTTGCGGGCCTGTCCCGGGCCGAGGCCATCGACCAGCTGTCGCAGGCGGCGCTGCGGGTGACGACCATCGGCTTCGCGCCAGGCCAGCCCTATCTCGGCACATTGCCCGAGGCCTGGGATATCCCGCGCCAGACCGGCCTGACCCCGCAGGTGCCGGTGGGCGCGCTGGTGGTGGCGATCCGGCAGATGGTGCTGTTCTCGGTCTCCACCCCCACCGGCTGGCGCCATGTCGGGCAGACCCACGCGCGGCTCTTCCGCCCCGGGACGGCGAAGCCCTTCCTGTTGCGCCCCGGCGACGCGGTGCGCTTTCCCGCCATCGACCGCGCCGCCTTCGAGGCCATGGGGGCGGCCAAAGAGGACGGTATCATAGCCGAGCCGCTGACATGACCGCGCTGGACGCGTCCCCGCCGCGCCACGGGAAGGGCGGGGCATGAGCGTGCTCGAAATCCTTTCGGCGGGGCCGGGCGTCACCCTGCAGGATGCGGGCCGCCCGGGCTACCTTGCGCAGGGCCTGTCACGCGGCGGCGCGCTGGACCGGCTGGCCCTTGCCGAGGGCGCGGCGCTGCTGCGCCAGCTGCCTGGTGCGGCGCTGGAGATGATCGGCATGGGCGGGCGCTTCCGGGCGGGGGGGCCGCTGCGGATCGCCCTGACCGGCGCGCCGATGCGGGCCACGGTGGATGGTGTGCCGCTCGCGTGGAACGCCTCGGATGCGCTGCCCGCCGGGGCGGTGCTGCGCATCGACGGCGGCGCCACGGGCACCTGCGGCATGCTGACCCTCGGCGGCGGCTTCGACCTGCCCCCGGTGCTGGGGGCGGTCTCGGCCCATCTGGCGGCGGGGTTGGGGCGGGCGCTTGAGGCCGGCGACAGCCTGCCGCTCGCCCCCGACCGGGGCGGGCCGACGGGGCTTTGCCTGCCGCCCGACGACCGCTTCTGCGGCGGCACGCTGCGCGTCCTGCCCAGCCTGCAGACCGGGCTCTTTCCCGAAGCCGAGCGCGCCCGCTTCGAGGCCGAAACCTTCACCCGCGACGCCCGGGGCAACCGCATGGGCGTGCGAC
This region of Ponticoccus alexandrii genomic DNA includes:
- the infA gene encoding translation initiation factor IF-1, translated to MAKEDTLEFPGVVKELLPNATFRVELDNGHEIIAHTAGKMRKNRIRVLAGDRVQVEMTPYDLTKGRINYRFK
- a CDS encoding ribonuclease E/G, with product MKGSTIALDQWQGREAAALITDGQLQDFLIEADLPRPGAIYRAVAERPMKGQGGMFLKTPDGNAFLRQVKGLSPGEPLLVMVTGYAEPGKAIPVTQRLLFKSRYAIVTPGAPGINISRAIKDDDIRDSLQEVAHDTLQERPLPEGAGLILRSSCAEAEEDAIMDDILAMVSLAAQVLADASGAAELLVEGDGPHALAWREWPVADVDEGEGAFDRHGVAEMVEALKDPRVDLPGGGHMMVEPTSALVAVDVNTGGDTSPAAGLKANMAAFRDLPRQLRLRGLGGQVLVDPAPCPKKDRRQMEQALKAALKRDTVETIVAGWTALGLVELQRKRDRVAVRGLL
- a CDS encoding 5-oxoprolinase subunit B family protein, whose product is MTAADTFPRIDPLGLDGVLVRFADTLTEPANRAALAFRAALERDLPEAVEEVSTALVSTQLRFDPLHLPLERLTAELRQRLSAQDWYAAPLPEGRRLLHIPTLYGTDRAPQLAEAAALAGLSRAEAIDQLSQAALRVTTIGFAPGQPYLGTLPEAWDIPRQTGLTPQVPVGALVVAIRQMVLFSVSTPTGWRHVGQTHARLFRPGTAKPFLLRPGDAVRFPAIDRAAFEAMGAAKEDGIIAEPLT
- a CDS encoding Maf family protein; the protein is MTQRPRLILGSGSPRRRELLAQLGIEADDIRPPDIDEDPAKAELPRPYCVRLAREKVLAIPSDADEIVLSADTTVALGRRILGKAEDAAEARRFLDMLSGRRHRVITAVAVRRGDRIWERDVVTQVKMKRLSDAEREGYIATEDWRGKAGGYGIQGPAGALIPWISGSFTAVVGLPLAETANLLRAAGYPMGEQA
- a CDS encoding DNA gyrase inhibitor YacG is translated as MSCPICQRKTVAEFRPFCSKRCADVDLARWMTGSYAIPSDDPEDMEEAAEAVLREEQRKPH
- a CDS encoding GNAT family N-acetyltransferase, with the protein product MRVEVLTGAALDAALDDVARLRIAVFRAFPYLYDGSLDYERTYLETYRISPGAVLVGAFDGDRLVGASTGTPMEDHAGDFAKAFAGQDLDLSTLFYCAESVLLPEYRGHGIGHRFFDLREEHARALSKTHAAFCSVARPSDHPLRPETYAPLDPFWRKRGYAPLPGAVAQFRWKDIDQTAETDHPLQFWIRPL
- a CDS encoding carbon-nitrogen hydrolase family protein, with translation MKIATAAYQTSYLASWQDYADKITDWVSEAAGQGAELLVFPEYGAMELATLSGREAALDLEACIHATAARIPDADGLHADLAARFGVYILAASAPVIDESVAPRPVNRARLFTPGGSMGVQDKQIMTRFEREDWDIHPGGPLRLFDTALGKIGILICYDSEFPLLGRALAEADILLVPSVTEALAGHTRVRVGARARALENQCLAVMSSVVGRADWSEVIDVSVGRGAVFGPPDTGFPPDGILAQGELDRPGWCYAEVDPDLIARVRSEGVVLNRAHWADQEGRDAPPAVTALR
- a CDS encoding aminotransferase class V-fold PLP-dependent enzyme — protein: MTFSPELLSEIRSRFAHVGTCPFTGPRIFFENAGGALTLNAVVETSALFAAIPDNQGRDNPAAKALQEVIDGAREDVTEFFNAEGGKVLFGESGTELLFRLIRDACLGARPGPVLGSTLEHPASRSAAARWSKQAGREHVLIAHDDATGTVSAEAYAAKVTKDTAVATILHTSPVTGMGMDLAAIAGAIRATAPDALIIVDGIQHACHGGIDLKAADVDGYVISPYKVFSRHGYGIAWASDRLTALAHDALIGAPEGQWELGTRDTGAYATFREVVAYFDWLGGQVSDETGRRARIEAAGRAIHDHEAELAHMMVHGVDNLAGLASLPGVQIVGGPDNPAREGLVSFWKEGVPSPQIVTALNEAGIRTHTRKADHYSGNVLEPLGQADCIRVSMAHYNSPEEVRAFLTAMQQIAA
- a CDS encoding biotin-dependent carboxyltransferase family protein — protein: MSVLEILSAGPGVTLQDAGRPGYLAQGLSRGGALDRLALAEGAALLRQLPGAALEMIGMGGRFRAGGPLRIALTGAPMRATVDGVPLAWNASDALPAGAVLRIDGGATGTCGMLTLGGGFDLPPVLGAVSAHLAAGLGRALEAGDSLPLAPDRGGPTGLCLPPDDRFCGGTLRVLPSLQTGLFPEAERARFEAETFTRDARGNRMGVRLTPGGGGFGLPSGQSILSEAITPGDLQIPGDGAPYLLLAECQTTGGYPRIGTVIPADLPRAAQAGPGARLRFRFVSRPEALEAEARLRRHLAALPGLATPLVRHPRDVPDLLTHTLISGVTAGEELS